In the genome of Amyelois transitella isolate CPQ chromosome 25, ilAmyTran1.1, whole genome shotgun sequence, one region contains:
- the LOC132903369 gene encoding facilitated trehalose transporter Tret1-like, producing the protein MCDGVSYSLPGIINSVILSSNSTNDDDDDIRATTAEASHIAAIPGLGAFLGIFFISVLVQTIGRRLTYIFILTLDLISWSILPFARSVRAILIARFLRGLGDGLFYNGIMISEYADPKRRGYFSTIRKLFVGVGALVSHTMSIFMYTFREISIFAIVALLVAITLTFFWPESPAFSAFKGRYDECKRNFLWLHGNSSEKQDELVNMMGAQMIRIEMKKKKKNNKIETVLKTLIKNDFLKASLIVTILLMLLDLCGRHYYLAFINQVFLMFFDDISIAGYCSIISDMLTIVSLIISSFVIYHFKRRTLVFFFGFLTTTLMFIISLAGFVKVEHSGLYLPWLEPVVMLLLNVVVNMGVVPVNLILTVEMYPLEQRGIGLCVAGLNLVIFTYLFGLKLTPIMINNLGLHTTFGVFGVCIIICMVILYFILPETKDRTMQDIEDKIRNVDSTIIELRPMIMKKMTSDAH; encoded by the exons ATGTGTGATGGGGTATCATATTCACTGCCTGGTATCATCAATTCTGTCATACTATCATCAAACAGCAcgaatgatgatgatgatgatattagAGCTACAACGGCTGAGGCTTCTCATATAG CTGCAATTCCAGGATTAGGTGCATTCTTAGGGATTTTCTTTATATCTGTCCTGGTGCAAACTATTGGAAGACGATTAACCTACATTTTCATTCTAACACTGGACCTGATTTCCTGGTCAATTCTACCATTCGCTAGAAGTGTAAGAGCTATATTAATAGCGAGATTTTTAAGAGGTTTGGGAGATGGGTTGTTCTATAATGGAATAATGATAAGTGAATATGCTGATCCTAAAAGAAGAGGTTACTTTTCGACCATAAGAAAGTTATTCGTAGGCGTTGGTGCTTTAGTAAGTCATACCATGTCAATTTTTATGTACACTTTTAGAGAAATATCTATATTTGCTATAGTTGCCCTTTTGGTTGCAATAACTCTGACCTTCTTTTGGCCAGAAAGTCCGGCTTTTAGTGCTTTTAAAGGACGATACGACGAAtgtaaaagaaatttcttaTGGCTCCACGGAAATTCAAGTGAAAAGCAAGATGAATTGGTTAATATGATGGGAGCGCAAATGATTAGAATAGagatgaagaaaaagaagaagaataacaAAATAGAAACAGTTTTGAAGACTCTGATCAAGAACGATTTCCTGAAAGCATCGTTGATAGTGACAATTTTGTTAATGCTCTTAGATTTATGCGGCAGACATTATTATTTGGCTTTTATCAACCAAGTATTCTTGATGTTTTTCGATGACATATCTATTGCCGGTTACTGTTCCATCATTAGTGATATGTTAACTATTGTTAGTCTTATTATATCCAGTTTTGtgatttatcattttaaaaggCGTACTCTTGTATTTTTCTTTGGATTTTTAACTACAacattaatgtttattataagtttaGCTGGATTTGTGAAAGTGGAACATTCTGGATTATATTTGCCATGGTTAGAGCCAGTTGTGATGCTTCTTTTAAATGTAGTTGTAAATATGGGTGTCGTGCCTGTGAATCTTATATTAACTGTTGAGATGTATCCATTAGAACAAAGAGGAATTGGTTTATGTGTAGCTGGTCTCAATCttgttatatttacttatttatttggtcTAAAATTGACTCCCATCATGATAAATAATCTTGGATTGCATACAACATTTGGTGTTTTCGgtgtttgtataataatttgcatggtaatattatatttcatattaCCAGAAACGAAAGATAGAACGATGCAAGATATTgaagataaaataagaaatgtagATAGTACAATCATTGAACTGAGACCAATGATTATGAAAAAGATGACATCAGACGCACACTGa
- the LOC106140928 gene encoding uncharacterized protein LOC106140928, translated as MVNSVELIQDAAIILTVWYLYGRIKRNRAHRRYWVQPYLQTRSLNGSFVQNYWDLRKYEEKFFNYTRMSTTSFDYLLSKIRTGISGRDTNFRLCITPEEKLWVTLRYLASGCSFTELHFSHRIGLSTIRKIVEDVCTAIWDIMRAECFPELTTEAWLSIAEGFQQRANFPHVIGAIDGKHVRVYKPSLTGSLYYNYKHFFSILLVAICDSNYKFIFIDVGAYGKCSDSTVFQNSIFYKKLREFNLNIPKESNIPGVPNDLPYFFIGDEAFSISEHILRPYPGTNLNFTKRIFNYRLSRARRYIECAFGMLTHKWRIFQRPLDVNVNLAIKIIKACCLLHNFVRERHGVNFNEIVFNGDTEGMCEIPRARLLSGTRGSNARNNLADFFVNIDPLPWQNKYA; from the exons atggtTAATAGTGTGGAACTTATTCAGGACGCTGCCATTATACTAACTGTTTGGTATTTGTATGGTCGAATTAAAAGAAATCGTGCCCATAGAAGATACTGGGTACAAccttatttacaaacaagatCTTTAAATGGGTCATTTGTTCAAAATTATTGGGACCTTAGAAAATATGAAGAGAAGTTCTTCAACTATACGCGTATGTCAACAACATCTTTTGATTATTTGCTCAGCAAAATTCGAACAGGTATTAGTGGAAGAGATACAAATTTTCGTCTTTGTATTACGCCAGAAGAGAAGCTTTGGGTAACATTGag ATACTTAGCAAGTGGTTGCTCGTTTACTGAGCTTCACTTCAGCCACAGAATAGGATTATCAACCATCAGAAAAATCGTGGAAGACGTTTGCACAGCCATTTGGGACATCATGAGAGCAGAATGTTTTCCTGAGCTCACGACTGAAGCGTGGTTAAGCATAGCTGAAGGTTTCCAACAACGGGCAAATTTTCCTCATGTGATTGGAGCTATTGATGGAAAACATGTCAGAGTTTACAAACCATCCTTAACAGGATCATTGTATTAcaattacaaacattttttttcaatattgttaGTAGCCATTTGTGATtctaattataaattcattttcatcGATGTTGGTGCGTATGGTAAATGTAGCGATAGTACTGTTTTTcagaattcaatattttacaaaaaacttaGGGAATTTAATCTTAATATACCAAAAGAATCGAATATTCCGGGAGTTCCCAATGATCtgccatattttttcatagGCGATGAAGCTTTTAGCATTTCTGAACACATATTAAGGCCATATCCGGGGACCAACTTGAATTTTactaaaagaatatttaactATCGTCTGAGCCGAGCGCGCAGGTATATAGAATGTGCATTTGGAATGTTAACTCACAAATGGCGAATATTTCAACGACCATTAGATGTTAACGTAAATttagcaataaaaattatcaaagcGTGCTGTTTGCTTCACAATTTCGTAAGAGAAAGGCATGGTGTTAATTTCAACGAAATAGTATTCAATGGTGATACAGAGGGTATGTGCGAAATTCCGAGGGCTAGACTTCTATCAGGTACACGCGGCAGTAATGCAAGGAATAATTTAGctgatttttttgttaatattgaCCCTTTGCCGTGGCAAAACAAATATGCTTAA